CCGGGAAACCGAGGAAGTGGTGGCCGAGTTCAACGCCCAGGGCGGCGGGGAATTCTCCGTATACCGCACCGCGCAAGAGAGCATGACCGACGCGGAATGCGCGACGTGGGGCGAGACGTTCCAGTCGCCGCTGCCGTGAATATCACGCCAAATGATTGGCCTGGGGTGTTTCCGTGAGGGCATGGTCTCCACTGCCGCCTCGGCGACCGAGGCAAATAGTCGGCGGGGACGCCGGCGCTCCCAGGCGAAAGGAAGGATGGCGGGAGCAGCGCGGCAGGTAAAACGAAAAAGGCGACCCGTTGCCGGATCGCCTTTCCGATTTAATGATTGTGCGAACTACACCTGGCCGACCATCAGCCGCGCGAAGCGAACGAGGCCGACGCCTTCGGCCTTCAGCAGATCCTCGACCGTCTGTTTGCCTTCGGTGTCGCGGACGTAAAGCTGCTTGATCAGGCAGTTGTCCTGGTAGAACTTCGCCAGCTTGCCCTCGGCGATCTTGTCGAGGATTTTTTCCGGTTTGCCGGCGGCCTTGGCTTCCTCGCGATAGATTTCCTTCTCGTGTTCCAGCACGTTGGCGGGAACGTCGGCGATGTTCAGGTACTGCGGTTTGGAAGCGACGATCTGCATGCCGAGGTTCTTGCCCAGCACGAACACGTCCTTGCCCGCGACGCCGGTCATTTCGCTCAGGCCGATGGCCGTCGCGCCGGTGTGAACGTACAAGCCCAGTTTGTTGCCCGGCGCCGCCTGCCATTGCAGGATGCGGCCGATGCGGATGTTTTCGCCGAGCTTGGCCAGCATTTCACCCAGCAGATCGTTGATCGTCACGGCCGGATTGCCGGTCATTTTCTCGTTTTTGACCGCCTCGACATCCAGGGTGCCGGTGACGTCAACGTGAGCGGCCAGCTCCTGCGCCAATTTGATGAAGCCCTCGGTTTTCGCCACGAAATCGGATTCGCAATTGAGCTCCACGCAGGTGAACTTGTCGGCGCCGGCGCTCAATTTCGTGCCGAGATATCCGTTGCTGGCCGCGCGATCAGCCCGCTTGGCGGCCTTGGACAAGCCGCGTTTCCGCAGCCAATCGACGGCCTGTTCCATGTCGCCGGCCGTTTCCTGCAAAGCTTTTTTGCAGTCCATCATGCCGACACCGGTCTTATCGCGCAGCTCCATTACCATTTTGGCATTGATTTCCATCGACCGCTCCTCTTCTTAAAACAGGTTGTCGCCGGGCGGCGATCCCGTGGCGCGACCCGGCGTTTCGGTTGCTTATTCTTTTTCGGCTTCCGGCGCTTCGGCGGTTTCCGCGGCG
This Myxococcales bacterium DNA region includes the following protein-coding sequences:
- the tsf gene encoding translation elongation factor Ts encodes the protein MEINAKMVMELRDKTGVGMMDCKKALQETAGDMEQAVDWLRKRGLSKAAKRADRAASNGYLGTKLSAGADKFTCVELNCESDFVAKTEGFIKLAQELAAHVDVTGTLDVEAVKNEKMTGNPAVTINDLLGEMLAKLGENIRIGRILQWQAAPGNKLGLYVHTGATAIGLSEMTGVAGKDVFVLGKNLGMQIVASKPQYLNIADVPANVLEHEKEIYREEAKAAGKPEKILDKIAEGKLAKFYQDNCLIKQLYVRDTEGKQTVEDLLKAEGVGLVRFARLMVGQV